A single Drosophila miranda strain MSH22 chromosome XR, D.miranda_PacBio2.1, whole genome shotgun sequence DNA region contains:
- the LOC108152358 gene encoding sphingomyelin synthase-related 1, whose amino-acid sequence MCDGEICQLVTQQQAGQASPQRMNGGEVEMPQDQGPPEKSHSRVTIGNPAMIKTVEASDRSDPCKVALWGLDEVVNWATMENFSEILIGCMRDELIDGEVLLALTEEDVRALRYNLDYKLSFGELKKFWMALFRLQKLVKHSCASTEDDPLMIGLPQKSLSQPLIGSVGPPLSCACPPPRPLDCPSYVSDCETYLRMGRGSVAPEYFKTAMSLGYSFVVTWITSFVMVIVHERVPDMKRYPPLPDIFLDNVPHIPWAFNMCEITGSLLFTIWLFVLIFHKYRMVLLRRFFALAGTVFLLRCVTMLITSLSVPGTHLQCNQKDFAIDDTNVDMLGALLMRMTRAYRIWSGLGMSIQGVRTCGDYMFSGHTVALTLLNFFITEYTPRNLYFLHTLTWLLNMFGIFFILAAHEHYSIDVFVAFYITSRLFLYYHTLANNRALMQSDSNRTRIWFPMFSYFESSVQGIVPNEFDTPGTLIDGLIEQIFKAKDLMMGGAYRYYMERQLSAKSSLHIFGSESERFLQFGYDSRQTPSSTSGMATPVSSASTTTQFQAQNMNGGVRDVSLDPYASSASETSAQTLYNEPPMREKKVL is encoded by the exons ATGTGCGACGGTGAAATTTGTCAGTTAGTGACTCAGCAGCAAGCAGGGCAGGCCTCGCCGCAACGCATGAACGGCGGAGAAGTGGAAATGCCACAGGATCAGGGGCCACCAGAGAAGAGCCATTCGCGCGTGACCATCGGCAACCCCGCCATGATCAAGACAGTAGAGGCCAGCGACCGATCGGATCCTTGTAAAGTGGCTCTCTGGGGGCTGGACGAAGTGGTAAACTGGGCCACTATGGAGAACTTCTCCGAAATCCTGATTGGTTGCATGCGCGACGAACTCATTGATGGCGAGGTGCTGCTGGCCCTTACCGAGGAGGATGTCCGGGCCCTGCGCTACAACCTGGACTACAAGCTCTCATTTGGCGAGCTCAAAAAGTTCTGGATGGCTCTCTTCAGGCTCCAGAAGCTGGTGAAGCACAGCTGCGCCTCCACGGAAGACGACCCCCTGATGATCGGCCTGCCACAGAAATCCTTATCGCAGCCGCTGATTGGATCCGTTGGGCCGCCCTTGTCATGCGCCTGTCCGCCGCCACGGCCGTTGGACTGCCCCAGCTATGTGTCCGACTGCGAGACGTATTTGCGCATGGGTAGAGGCTCCGTAGCCCCAGAGTACTTTAAAACCGCCATGAGCTTAG GTTACTCGTTTGTCGTGACCTGGATAACGTCGTTCGTTATGGTGATTGTACACGAGCGCGTTCCGGATATGAAGCGCTACCCGCCGTTGCCGGACATCTTCCTCGACAACGTGCCGCACATTCCGTGGGCCTTCAACATGTGCGAGATCACGGGATCGCTGCTGTTCACCATTTGGCTGTTTGTCCTGATCTTCCACAAGTACAGAATGGTGCTGCTGCGGCGTTTCTTTGCGCTGGCCGGCACCGTCTTCCTACTGCGCTGCGTGACCATGCTGATCACGTCCCTGAGTGTGCCGGGCACACATCTGCAGTGCAATCAGAAGGACTTTGCCATCGACGATACCAACGTGGATATGTTGGGTGCCCTGCTCATGCGCATGACCCGCGCCTATCGCATCTGGAGCGGATTGGGCATGTCGATACAGGGCGTGCGAACGTGTGGCGACTACATGTTCAGTGGCCACACGGTTGCCCTGACACTGCTTAACTTTTTCATCACAGAAT ACACGCCACGCAATCTGTACTTTCTGCACACACTCACCTGGCTGTTGAACATGTTTGGAATCTTCTTCATATTGGCCGCCCATGAGCACTACTCCATCGATGTGTTTGTGGCCTTCTACATCACCTCGCGTCTATTCCTGTACTACCACACGCTGGCGAACAACAGG GCTCTCATGCAAAGCGACTCGAATCGGACGCGCATTTGGTTCCCCATGTTCAGCTACTTCGAGAGCAGCGTACAGGGGATAGTGCCGAACGAATTTGACACGCCCGGGACCCTGATCGATGGCCTGATAGAACAGATATTCAAGGCCAAGGACCTAATGATGGGGGGAGCATATCGCTACTATATGGAGAGACAGCTGTCCGCCAAATCATCGTTGCATATATTTGGCAGCGAATCGGAAAGATTCCTACAATTCGGCTACGATTCGCGGCAGACGCCGAGCAGCACGAGTGGCATGGCGACACCGGTGTCCAGTGCATCGACCACAACTCAATTCCAGGCACAGAACATGAATGGCGGTGTCAGAGATGTCAGCCTTGACCCCTACGCCTCAAGTGCCAGCGAGACCTCGGCCCAGACGCTCTACAACGAACCGCCGATGCGGGAGAAGAAGGTGCTATGA
- the LOC108152357 gene encoding akirin: MACATLKRALDWESMNQRPPKRRRCNPFGQAGSNSPSRDRDGPTISSGIAQTPINRYAKDSTEPSPFSEASLAKMSPDKMAENLCNEIKRLHKRKQLPITGAAIERMQDSESSGSEMGPESPRRPDSPPNLMRHGEKALFTFKQVQLICESMIKERENQLRERYESVLTTKLAEQYDAFVKFTYDQIQRRYEAAPSYLS, from the exons ATGGCCTGTGCAACACTGAAACGCGCCTTAGACTGGGAGTCGATGAACCAGCGTCCCCCCAAGCGTAGGCGTTGCAATCCCTTCGGCCAGGCGGGCAGCAACTCCCCGTCGCGGGACCGTGATGGACCCACCATCTCTTCGGGGATAGCGCAGACGCCCATCAATCGCTATGCCAAAGACAGCACCGAGCCCAGCCCATTCTCGGAGGCCAGTCTGGCCAAGATGTCGCCTG ACAAAATGGCCGAGAACTTGTGCAACGAAATCAAAAGACTGCACAAGCGCAAGCAATTGCCGATCACAGGGGCCGCCATTGAGCGCATGCAGGACTCCGAGTCGAGCGGCTCCGAAATGGGACCGGAGAGCCCGCGCCGCCCGGACAGCCCACCGAACCTGATGCGCCACGGCGAGAAGGCGCTGTTCACATTCAAACAGGTGCAGCTCATATGCGAGAGCATGATCAAGGAGCGCGAAAATCAGCTGCGCGAGCGGTACGAGTCCGTGCTGACCACCAAACTGGCCGAGCAGTACGATGCCTTTGTGAAATTCACGTACGACCAGATACAGCGTCGTTACGAGGCAGCGCCTAGCT ACTTGTCGTAA
- the LOC108152212 gene encoding cilia- and flagella-associated protein 251 isoform X1: MVLKVYVSGMSGNKEVKKRQQRVLMILDSKNIQYDTVDITEPGKEGEKEMMQNKSTSNGGTVSDPDPRHPLPPQIFNDADYCGDYDAFDMANEIDTLEVFLKLAPADTTAVSSAQIELKQENGDAKKEVDGEKEKATEKDEAAPAEDAAAEANGEAGEKPEKKDEDGAETSSEDKEKAEGEGADAKEENGEEKTETEAEEESGDQTAQEDSTGKESKEEQEGTEKPEGEEESKEKSDVEKETEKAEEKADEKAKDGEEVSEEKSSEEEVAKEIVEEAGGDKVKEEAEKETDGKNEEEEDVENDKEAVAEEGQEADKKQNEAEKEEKEAEPKEIEKEEGKKDDDEEADEKIADADKEAEEAKEEKDVAEATETEKAEETQEKGAPETVETEDAEKETENPEDTPKESAPETVETEEAEKETENPEETPKESAPETVETEEAEKETEKNDAPKEEAEEDNSKPKAAEEGDAEAEASAASSGETEE; the protein is encoded by the exons ATGGTATTAAAAGTCTACGTCAGCGGCATGTCCGGCAACAAGGAG GTTAAGAAGCGCCAACAGCGCGTCCTTATGATCCTGGACAGCAAGAACATCCAGTATGATACCGTGGATATCACAGAACCCGGCAAGGAGGGGGAGAAGGAGATGATGCAGAACAAATCTACCAGCAATGGCGGCACAGTCAGCGACCCCGATCCCCGCCACCCGCTACCTCCTCAGATCTTCAACGATGCGGACTACTGCGGCGACTACGACGCCTTCGACATGGCCAACGAGATAGACACCCTGGAGGTGTTCCTGAAGCTGGCCCCCGCCGACACCACGGCCGTGAGCAGTGCCCAGATCGAGCTTAAGCAGGAGAACGGCGATGCCAAGAAGGAGGTGGACGGCGAAAAGGAGAAGGCGACAGAGAAGGATGAGGCGGCACCCGCAGAGgatgctgctgcagaggcCAATGGCGAGGCGGGGGAGAAGCCAGAG AAGAAAGACGAAGACGGCGCAGAGACGTCGAGCGAGGATAAGGAGAAGGCCGAGGGCGAAGGTGCAGACGCCAAGGAAGAGAATGGCGAGGAAAAG ACTGAAACCGAAGCTGAGGAAGAGTCCGGTGACCAGACAGCGCAGGAGGACTCCACAGGTAAAGAATCGAAGGAGGAGCAAGAAGGCACTGAGAAACCAGAGGGAGAAGAGGAGTCCAAAGAGAAGAGCGACGTTGAGAAGGAAACTGAAAAGGCTGAGGAGAAAGCCGATGAGAAGGCCAAGGATGGAGAGGAGGTATCAGAAGAAAAGTCATCCGAAGAAGAGGTTGCAAAGGAGATAGTTGAAGAGGCTGGTGGGGACAAAGTAAAAGAAGAAGCTGAGAAAGAAACCGATGGGAAGAATGAAGAGGAAGAAGATGTAGAAAATGATAAGGAAGCTGTGGCGGAAGAGGGGCAGGAGGCAGACAAAAAACAGAACGAAGCCGAGAAAGAAGAAAAGGAAGCGGAGCCGAAGGAGATCGAAAAAGAAGAAGGTAAAAAGGATGACGACGAAGAAGCTGACGAAAAAATAGCAGATGCGGACAAAGAGGCGGAAGAAGCGAAGGAGGAAAAGGATGTTGCGGAAGCAACAGAAACCGAAAAGGCAGAAGAGACACAAGAAAAAGGCGCCCCCGAAACGGTGGAGACCGAAGATGCTGAAAAAGAGACGGAAAACCCAGAAGACACGCCAAAAGAATCCGCCCCCGAAACTGTGGAGACCGAGGAGGCTGAAAAGGAGACGGAAAACCCAGAAGAGACGCCAAAAGAATCCGCCCCCGAAACGGTGGAGACCGAGGAGGCTGAAAAGGAGACGGAGAAGAATGACGCGCCCAAAGAGGAAGCAGAAGAGGACAACAGTAAGCCGAAGGCCGCTGAAGAAGGTGACGCCGAGGCAGAGGCGTCCGCCGCCTCCTCCGGCGAGACGGAGGAATAA
- the LOC108152212 gene encoding cilia- and flagella-associated protein 251 isoform X2 yields MVLKVYVSGMSGNKEVKKRQQRVLMILDSKNIQYDTVDITEPGKEGEKEMMQNKSTSNGGTVSDPDPRHPLPPQIFNDADYCGDYDAFDMANEIDTLEVFLKLAPADTTAVSSAQIELKQENGDAKKEVDGEKEKATEKDEAAPAEDAAAEANGEAGEKPEKDEDGAETSSEDKEKAEGEGADAKEENGEEKTETEAEEESGDQTAQEDSTGKESKEEQEGTEKPEGEEESKEKSDVEKETEKAEEKADEKAKDGEEVSEEKSSEEEVAKEIVEEAGGDKVKEEAEKETDGKNEEEEDVENDKEAVAEEGQEADKKQNEAEKEEKEAEPKEIEKEEGKKDDDEEADEKIADADKEAEEAKEEKDVAEATETEKAEETQEKGAPETVETEDAEKETENPEDTPKESAPETVETEEAEKETENPEETPKESAPETVETEEAEKETEKNDAPKEEAEEDNSKPKAAEEGDAEAEASAASSGETEE; encoded by the exons ATGGTATTAAAAGTCTACGTCAGCGGCATGTCCGGCAACAAGGAG GTTAAGAAGCGCCAACAGCGCGTCCTTATGATCCTGGACAGCAAGAACATCCAGTATGATACCGTGGATATCACAGAACCCGGCAAGGAGGGGGAGAAGGAGATGATGCAGAACAAATCTACCAGCAATGGCGGCACAGTCAGCGACCCCGATCCCCGCCACCCGCTACCTCCTCAGATCTTCAACGATGCGGACTACTGCGGCGACTACGACGCCTTCGACATGGCCAACGAGATAGACACCCTGGAGGTGTTCCTGAAGCTGGCCCCCGCCGACACCACGGCCGTGAGCAGTGCCCAGATCGAGCTTAAGCAGGAGAACGGCGATGCCAAGAAGGAGGTGGACGGCGAAAAGGAGAAGGCGACAGAGAAGGATGAGGCGGCACCCGCAGAGgatgctgctgcagaggcCAATGGCGAGGCGGGGGAGAAGCCAGAG AAAGACGAAGACGGCGCAGAGACGTCGAGCGAGGATAAGGAGAAGGCCGAGGGCGAAGGTGCAGACGCCAAGGAAGAGAATGGCGAGGAAAAG ACTGAAACCGAAGCTGAGGAAGAGTCCGGTGACCAGACAGCGCAGGAGGACTCCACAGGTAAAGAATCGAAGGAGGAGCAAGAAGGCACTGAGAAACCAGAGGGAGAAGAGGAGTCCAAAGAGAAGAGCGACGTTGAGAAGGAAACTGAAAAGGCTGAGGAGAAAGCCGATGAGAAGGCCAAGGATGGAGAGGAGGTATCAGAAGAAAAGTCATCCGAAGAAGAGGTTGCAAAGGAGATAGTTGAAGAGGCTGGTGGGGACAAAGTAAAAGAAGAAGCTGAGAAAGAAACCGATGGGAAGAATGAAGAGGAAGAAGATGTAGAAAATGATAAGGAAGCTGTGGCGGAAGAGGGGCAGGAGGCAGACAAAAAACAGAACGAAGCCGAGAAAGAAGAAAAGGAAGCGGAGCCGAAGGAGATCGAAAAAGAAGAAGGTAAAAAGGATGACGACGAAGAAGCTGACGAAAAAATAGCAGATGCGGACAAAGAGGCGGAAGAAGCGAAGGAGGAAAAGGATGTTGCGGAAGCAACAGAAACCGAAAAGGCAGAAGAGACACAAGAAAAAGGCGCCCCCGAAACGGTGGAGACCGAAGATGCTGAAAAAGAGACGGAAAACCCAGAAGACACGCCAAAAGAATCCGCCCCCGAAACTGTGGAGACCGAGGAGGCTGAAAAGGAGACGGAAAACCCAGAAGAGACGCCAAAAGAATCCGCCCCCGAAACGGTGGAGACCGAGGAGGCTGAAAAGGAGACGGAGAAGAATGACGCGCCCAAAGAGGAAGCAGAAGAGGACAACAGTAAGCCGAAGGCCGCTGAAGAAGGTGACGCCGAGGCAGAGGCGTCCGCCGCCTCCTCCGGCGAGACGGAGGAATAA
- the LOC108152211 gene encoding translocation protein SEC63 homolog, whose translation MAGQKFQYDESGGTFYYFVLSFLALILIPTTIYYWPRKKKEDPGKNNEECQCADCRKKKTILANAEPYRALRSWTIKLVIVLGWALLLFLTYRVSQFDYEMASFDPFEILNVPPTSSQAEIKKAYYRLSKILHPDKETGDEKSFMMLSKAYQALTDDVAKENYEKYGNPDGPGAMSFGIALPSWIVEKENSVWVLGLYGLVFMVAMPSAVGVWWYRSIRFSGDKVLLDTTQMYFYFIHKTPHMLLKRALMVLAASLEFDKRHNSQVTERQSDNDEVPALIRQLPNLNEKCKEHPLCRMYSIKARAILHAHLTRITLNPDTLERDRQFIVKKCPYLVQEMVSCVHQLVMMAYARRVPRLPSIETIENCMKMSPMIIQGLWEFKSPLLQLPHLTEDHLYFMNKKRHVKNLQQFAQLKPEEARTLLKNLSDFEYENTMKVLGKMPLIDFSIRCEVIDDENTNVVTAGAIVTVTVTLERKDMKTLFGDTKAPEKQGINDEANEEAAGEDDEAAAAAVPVKKASAWAKPRKGGKGKGGKKPANNQKKKVQPKAVNVAATASAATSEEQAANSEVDSDAGDHSDVDSAAGSVSEDDEKQNKNNSSLDDDDDEEWERLQQKLNKRERLEGKSRLSHTVHCPFFPEEKQEYWWTYICDRKSRTLLTAPYHVTNLVEKEEIQLKFTAPRWPGVYTFTVCLRSDSYLGMDQQQELKLDVQKAPAPPTDHPQWDLSESEPEHNDQQENLSDYTTDTSDEEDSD comes from the exons ATGGCGGGTCAAAAGTTCCAATATGACGAGAGCGGCGGAACATTCTACTACTTTGTGCTATCGTTCTTGGCCCTAATATTGATACCAACGACGATTTACTATTGGCCACGTAAAAAGAAAGAAG ATCCCGGCAAAAACAACGAAGAATGCCAGTGCGCCGACTGCCGAAAAAAGAAGACCATTCTAGCCAATGCCGAGCCATACAGAGCCCTCAGGTCGTGGACCATCAAGCTCGTCATTGTGCTGGGCTGGGCCCTGCTGCTATTCCTCACATATCGGGTCTCGCAGTTTGACTATGAGATGGCCAGCTTCGATCCCTTCGAGATACTGAATGTGCCGCCAACATCTTCCCAGGCGGAGATCAAGAAGGCCTACTACAGGCTGTCCAAGATACTGCATCCCGATAAGGAGACGGGTGACGAGAAATCGTTCATGATGCTCAGCAAGGCCTACCAGGCCCTCACCGACGACGTGGCCAAGGAGAACTACGAAAAGTACGGCAATCCTGATGGCCCCGGAGCAATGTCCTTCGGCATTGCCCTGCCGTCGTGGATTGTGGAAAAGGAGAACAGCGTATGGGTGCTGGGCCTGTACGGTCTCGTCTTCATGGTGGCCATGCCTTCGGCCGTTGGCGTCTGGTGGTACCGCTCCATACGCTTCAGCGGCGACAAGGTCCTCCTCGACACCACCCAAATGTACTTCTACTTCATCCACAAGACCCCGCACATGCTGCTCAAGCGCGCCCTGATGGTGCTGGCTGCCAGCCTGGAGTTCGACAAGCGCCACAACTCGCAGGTGACGGAGCGCCAGTCGGACAACGATGAAGTTCCAGCG CTCATCCGCCAGCTGCCCAATCTGAACGAGAAGTGCAAGGAGCACCCGCTCTGCCGCATGTACTCCATCAAGGCGCGCGCCATCCTGCATGCCCATCTCACACGGATTACCCTGAACCCAGATACACTAGAGCGTGATCGTCAGTTCATTGTGAAGAAGTGCCCGTACCTGGTGCAGGAGATGGTCTCCTGTGTGCACCAGCTCGTGATGATGGCGTATGCCAGGCGCGTGCCTCGCCTGCCCAGCATCGAAACCATCGAGAACTGCATGAAGATGTCGCCGATGATCATCCAGGGCCTGTGGGAGTTCAAGTCgccgctgctgcagctgccgcACCTGACCGAGGACCATCTGTACTTCATGAACAAGAAGCGGCACGTGAAGAATCTGCAGCAGTTCGCGCAGCTGAAGCCCGAGGAGGCGCGCACGCTGCTCAAGAATCTCTCAGACTTCGAGTACGAGAATACCATGAAAGTGCTGGGCAAAATGCCCCTGATCGACTTCTCCATACGCTGCGAGGTCATTGACGACGAGAACACCAATGTAGTCACCGCCGGGGCCATTGTCACGGTCACAGTGACGCTCGAACGCAAGGACATGAAGACTCTGTTCGGCGACACCAAGGCCCCCGAGAAGCAGGGCATCAACGATGAGGCCAACGAAGAGGCTGCTGGGGAGGACGACGAGGCTGCAGCCGCTGCTGTGCCCGTGAAGAAGGCCTCGGCCTGGGCCAAGCCCCGCAAGGGTGGCAAGGGCAAGGGCGGCAAAAAGCCCGCCAACAACCAAAAGAAGAAGGTGCAGCCCAAGGCGGTCAACGTGGCTGCGACTGCGTCGGCCGCAACGTCGGAGGAGCAGGCAGCCAACTCAGAGGTCGATTCGGATGCCGGGGACCACAGTGACGTGGATTCGGCAGCCGGCAGCGTCAGCGAGGACGACGAGAAGCAGAACAAGAACAATTCTTCGctcgacgatgacgatgacgaagAATGGGAGCGCCTGCAGCAGAAGCTGAACAAGCGCGAGCGTCTCGAGGGCAAGTCGCGCCTATCGCACACCGTCCACTGTCCCTTCTTTCCCGAGGAGAAGCAAGAATACTGGTGGACCTACATCTGCGATCGCAAGTCGCGCACGCTCCTCACGGCCCCCTACCACGTCACGAACCTGGTCGAGAAGGAGGAGATCCAGCTGAAGTTCACTGCGCCGCGTTGGCCGGGCGTCTACACGTTCACAGTGTGCCTCCGATCGG ACTCCTACCTGGGCATGGATCAGCAACAAGAGCTTAAGCTAGACGTGCAGAAGGCGCCAGCACCACCGACAGACCATCCCCAGTGGGATCTGAGCGAGTCTGAGCCGGAGCACAACGATCAGCAAGAGAATCTGAGTGACTACACGACAGACACGTCCGACGAGGAGGACAGCGACTAG
- the LOC108152035 gene encoding uncharacterized protein LOC108152035, with protein sequence MEEVNNNARAAARTAREVQQNFAESLGYAEEIIWDLLSQEQKNILEKKLKELIRDPEPPSDDSNESSEQIAHRKLIAANEKVRNTIFNSVWEQRKYTNHQSLTSIIYVMVVADEQDVNRAEDCQSFSCHPVFRARRCVTGSSGTSSDSSNCCMVFVDENGRVYQNWTSYVATNELPAGVMVAPERGIYKMVNGQVRLDKYTTPAGTTNRKVLGYLDTGSAIGGFAAACVPVAAILTLPVSAPLMSAAGAVGLATAGYATARSSVKLVDRSQHEQSISVTDREARGHWLGVIAGAVWLGAAGATSVMSAATAAGQEVGAITQMTVNGMNISSIVISGTGVANGVLDLILKAQDGDDVTAMDVLQLSASLVLFTHSVYNFRLASTIINDTANSEISSYREALSNRQRRAFDKASKETIRIRGNTKGKMDIIRGVNEVPSKQQFNDLYKINKQLNKEGVRVAFAPDGKGFVLNDQVTTSAAELGSSVQHQQGPDVLGQVKQPIPASHEAARSIRTIVGSRISGPNPTALDGPEPTNYSVGAFALQLSSVMVGGVLFVLKDYGEVLFEHIVNAGSIEDMINSMAQNLGPEVFDFIMNLTRTFMDTMLEELKSVLKFFIATESVMYRILVYILDSYGKDSYDLIVEHTIDILHGVRAYFMALNPNSYSELLKKCDVCEGYYSVCQL encoded by the exons ATGGAGGAAGTGAACAACAACGCTAGAGCAGCTGCCCGCACAGCACGCGAGGTTCAGCAAAACTTTGCCGAGTCTCTCGGCTATGCCGAGGAGATTATTTGGGATCT CTTGTCCCAAGAGCAAAAAAACATCTTAGAGAAGAAGCTCAAGGAGCTAATACGCGATCCAGAGCCACCGAGTGATGATTCAAATGAAAGTTCTGAACAGATCGCACACAGGAAGCTAATCGCCGCCAATGAAAAAGTTAGAAATACTATCTTCAATTCCGTCTGGGAGCAGC GAAAATATACAAATCACCAGTCGCTCACATCCATAATATACGTAATGGTTGTCGCCGACGAGCAGGACGTGAATCGTGCGGAGGACTGCCAGTCCTTTTCTTGTCACCCGGTTTTCCGCGCGCGTCGTTGTGTCA CCGGAAGCAGTGGTACAAGTAGCGACAGCTCCAACTGCTGCATGGTGTTCGTAGACGAGAACGGACGCGTCTACCAGAACTGGACCTCGTATGTGGCCACCAACGAGCTGCCCGCCGGTGTGATGGTTGCCCCCGAACGTGGCATTTACAAGATGGTCAACGGACAAGTCAGGTTGGACAAGTACACGACCCCGGCTGGCACCACCAACCGAAAAGTGCTCGGATATCTGGACACTGGCAGTGCGATCGGCGGCTTTGCAGCTGCATGCGTACCAGTGGCCGCTATCCTCACGCTGCCGGTGTCCGCTCCCCTGATGTCGGCTGCCGGGGCCGTCGGCCTTGCGACTGCCGGCTATGCCACTGCACGTTCCAGTGTCAAGCTGGTGGATCGCAGCCAGCACGAGCAGTCGATCAGCGTGACGGACCGTGAGGCGCGTGGCCACTGGTTGGGCGTAATCGCTGGAGCCGTGTGGCTGGGCGCTGCTGGAGCTACCAGTGTAATGTCGGCGGCCACTGCCGCCGGCCAGGAGGTGGGAGCG ATCACACAGATGACTGTCAATGGGATGAACATCTCCTCCATCGTCATATCGGGCACTGGCGTGGCCAATGGGGTGCTCGACTTGATACTG AAAGCCCAAGATGGCGATGATGTCACGGCCATGGATGTGCTGCAGCTTTCGGCCTCCCTGGTGCTGTTTACGCACAGCGTATATAACTTCCGTCTGGCATCGACCATTATCAATGATACGGCCAACAGCGAGATAAGCAGCTATCGCGAGGCTCTGAGCAATCGCCAGCG GCGTGCCTTTGATAAGGCGTCCAAGGAGACCATCCGAATCCGTGGCAACACAAAGGGGAAAATGGACATTATACGCGGCGTCAACGAGGTGCCCTCAAAGCAGCAGTTCAACGATCTTTACAAGATCAACAAGCAGTTGAATAAGGAGGGCGTACGGGTTGCCTTTGCACCGGATGGCAAGGGTTTCGTGCTGAACGACCAGGTCACCACCAGCGCGGCAGAGCTTGGTTCCAGTGTGCAGCACCAACAGGGTCCCGATGTACTGGGTCAGGTGAAGCAGCCGATTCCCGCCAGCCACGAGGCTGCGCGCAGTATCAGAACGATTGTTGGTTCCCGCATTTCGGGTCCAAATCCGACTGCCCTCGACGGACCGGAGCCCACCAACTATTCCGTGGGCGCGTTCGCGCTCCAGCTTAGCTCTGTTATGGTTGGCGGTGTGCTGTTCGTCCTAAAGGATTACGGAGAGGTGCTATTCGAACACATTGTCAACGCTGGGAGTATCGAGGACATGATCAACAGCATGGCCCAGAACCTGGGGCCGGAAGTCTTTGATTTCATAATGAACCTGACGAGAACCTTCATGGACACTATGCTGGAGGAGCTAAAGTCGGTGCTGAAGTTCTTCATTGCCACCGAATCGGTGATGTACAGGATCCTTGTGTACATTCTCGATAGCTACGGCAAGGATTCCTACGATTTGATCGTTGAACACACCATAGATATTTTGCACGGCGTCAGAGCCTACTTCATGGCACTGAATCCCAACTCGTactccgagctcctcaagaAGTGTGACGTCTGCGAGGGCTACTACAGCGTCTGCCAATTGTAA